One genomic region from Myxocyprinus asiaticus isolate MX2 ecotype Aquarium Trade chromosome 27, UBuf_Myxa_2, whole genome shotgun sequence encodes:
- the LOC127417891 gene encoding lysine-specific demethylase 3B-like isoform X3: MGDSLGLIGKRLLLLNDASSAAVAGAGGEMEQAAWLRGTVRAVSVIGLASPGVEVFMEFENNPWRQRSWVQVYGDEVRAVLMESAIVWANCSDPSLSAVGGATATQWPALMFKPLVDRVGLGSLVPVEFFGTRTLAFLTNGNSLLPFEAEKDLKHTLLQEQLALQAAISSWHSDSELQEVLRKGSFTIQGRRVQVYQPEFEEPWALGLVSQHDPVSHIMEITMDQGEETQVVDPRVIHVMIAVEQLDESQDRRRKEGDSGKGEGSRRRRTASGGDEDITLKRFKGTGEGVSDNQNGNGSNKDAEAMVTCVKTPAVEVVEGEDGGGGVGGRVTSNCSPVALPSQDSSNISNSSQQDHSHTRTADFVKENGSSVPNQERTTSISTVLPVSTPTPPPLKPAPSPFSNTFPSLGQMPSLVPGAPAPKTSPSLPAPEREDNVLSGYPKTAALVSPGPVTISSPSRENASSVALSAPADANQKPSMWGSTPETSKTPALTTAGFGASQHKQSSVGVFGDVPAQTNGSSQEEKPFGFPFAGAKEQQRQESDPSQNLFFQCMSQNQSITQGQSKTFTSLSECLKKEPPSLFKPTAPSEGFKKSVVASASAGLFGSAPAGGLSPLKEQPKVPDIKPTGNGILKNKPFGVVGEAHSKLPATFPTAIVGSQVASSPEVLKPSLGLGTSGLGSGGSGIRNVNSSNPVSGFGLLTGNKVSETHENLFLLASKETNPFLSYGKAVSQSPLSALSSSKSSSVVLSAPSTSAIPPSGCNSLLGKDPPGNDAKPNLFTMAEPPKGILTPQFAHSSLMSTPPLVAQDGQQTSKPNEGSDVSTRVNDEGDGVATSLDQMSQKVSPEERGQSTRRESESSSNSDLSDLSDTEENSGQSQKPGVQAAAEENKTQPVAKSRPRSKPFTVGQSVLKDQNKVRRLKQSGESFLQDGSCINVAPHLHKCRECRLERYRKSREQDSDDDDDPNVACRFFHFRRLAFTKKGVLRVEGFLSPTQSDSMAMGLWLPTIAAKEGLDLDTSKYILANVGDQFCQLVMSEKEAMMMIEPHQKVAWKRAVRGVREMCDVCETTLFNIHWVCRKCGFGVCLDCYRLRKNRPPEVDDGPDEEVFSWLKCAKGQPHEPQNLMPTQIIPGTALYSIGDMVHAARGKWGIKANCPCTSRHNKPLVRPGAPNGFSLSGAANSTGNGATSSPATSRPNGESGTGAVVKTEPIEEGDNTDTTSGMSGANTSTTTPAAAQTPGTKDGKGNSSALHWLADLATQKEPRESLRSMMGRDSRPPFGLDSFSTLSKPSGSSPKLFNSLLLGSGSSQPKAEGTSLRDLLNSGPGKLPQGSTEGGVSFPSVFSTAGSDKMKGGLPNFLDHIIASVVETKKAEGRRAAGSAEGGESGSVPRREGVMGLSVLDPNTSHSWLCDGRLLCLQDPSNSNNWKIFRECWKQGQPVLVSGIDKKLKSNLWKPEVFSEEFGDQDVDLVNCRNCAIISDVKVRDFWDGFQVISKRLQGGDGQPMVLKLKDWPPGEDFRDMMPTRFDDLMDNLPLPEYTKRDGRLNLASRLPNFFVRPDLGPKMYNAYGLISTEDRKVGTTNLHLDVSDAVNVMVYVGIPEGDGDQANEADLAGFKEVMQTIEEGDVDDMTKRRVYEVKEKPGALWHIYAAKDAEKIRELLRKVGEEQGQENPPDHDPIHDQSWYLDQTLRHRLYEEYGVQGWSIVQFLGDAVFIPAGAPHQVHNLYSCIKVAEDFVSPEHVKHCFRLTQEFRHLSNTHTNHEDKLQVKNIIYHAVKDAVGTLKAHESTKLSRS; encoded by the exons ATGGGGGACTCGCTCGGTCTGATCGGGAAACGGCTGCTGCTGCTCAATGATGCGAGCTCCGCGGCGGTGGCTGGAGCGGGCGGTGAGATGGAGCAGGCGGCCTGGCTCCGTGGTACCGTGCGAGCGGTCAGTGTGATCGGGCTGGCGAGCCCAGGGGTGGAG GTGTTCATGGAATTTGAGAACAACCCTTGGCGGCAACGCTCCTGGGTGCAGGTGTATGGGGATGAAGTGCGTGCAGTTCTGATGGAGAGTGCTATTGTCTGGGCAAATTGCAGTGACCCTTCCCTCTCTGCTGTTGGAGGAGCCACCGCAACTCAGTGGCCAGCCTTG ATGTTCAAACCATTAGTTGACCGTGTGGGTTTGGGATCCCTGGTTCCTGTCGAGTTCTTTGGAACTAGAACTTTGGCGTTTCTCACCAATGGGAATTCACTGCTCCCGTTTGAG GCCGAGAAAGATTTAAAACACACTCTACTACAGGAGCAGCTGGCCCTTCAAGCTGCCATCAGCAGCTGGCACAGTGACTCTGAGTTGCAGGAGGTCCTGCGGAAAG GATCGTTCACTATTCAGGGTCGGAGGGTGCAAGTGTACCAGCCGGAGTTCGAGGAGCCCTGGGCCCTGGGACTTGTATCACAGCATGATCCTGTTTCACATATTATGGAGATTACCATGGACCAG gGTGAGGAAACACAGGTGGTCGATCCTCGGGTCATTCATGTAATGATTGCTGTGGAACAATTAGATGAG AGCCAAGATCGACGCAGGAAGGAGGGTGATAGTGGGAAAGGAGAGGGCAGTCGGCGGCGCCGGACAGCATCCGGAGGAGATGAAGACATTACTCTTAAACGTTTCAAAGGAACTGGAGAGGGTGTTTCTGATAACCAGAATGGGAATGGTTCCAACAAGGATGCTGAGGCTATGGTAACATGCGTAAAGACGCCAGCAGTAGAAGTAGTGGAGGGAGAGGATGGAGGGGGTGGAGTAGGTGGGAGGGTGACGAGCAACTGTAGTCCAGTAGCATTGCCAAGCCAAGACTCCTCTAACATCAGCAATTCCTCTCAGCAGGACCACTCCCACACAAGGACAGCAGATTTTGTCAAGGAGAATGGCAGTTCTGTCCCAAACCAAGAAAGGACAACTTCAATATCAACTGTGCTTCCTGTGTCCACTCCAACACCACCTCCATTGAAGCCTGCCCCATCACCCTTTTCTAACACTTTTCCCTCTTTGGGCCAAATGCCCAGCTTGGTGCCAGGGGCCCCTGCCCCCAAGACATCCCCTTCACTCCCAGCACCAGAGAGAGAAGATAATGTCCTTTCAGGGTATCCTAAAACAGCTGCCCTGGTGTCTCCAGGTCCTGTGACCATCTCATCACCTTCGCGAGAAAATGCTTCAAGTGTGGCTCTTTCTGCTCCTGCAGATGCAAACCAGAAGCCCAGTATGTGGGGATCAACCCCAGAG ACATCCAAGACCCCCGCTTTAACTACCGCAGGATTTGGTGCCTCTCAACACAAACAGTCAAGTGTGGGAGTGTTTGGGGACGTCCCTGCACAGACAAACGGCTCTTCCCAGGAGGAAAAGCCTTTTGGCTTTCCATTTGCAGGTGCAAAAGAACAGCAGAGGCAAGAATCTGATCCCTCACAGAATCTGTTCTTCCAATGCATGTCTCAGAACCAGAGTATCACTCAAGGCCAATCAAAGACCTTCACATCATTGTCGGAGTGCCTGAAAAAGGAGCCTCCCAGCCTGTTCAAGCCTACTGCACCCTCTGAGGGTTTCAAAAAGTCGGTTGTGGCTTCCGCATCTGCTGGACTGTTTGGTTCAGCACCTGCTGGTGGCCTGTCACCACTGAAAGAGCAGCCCAAAGTGCCTGATATCAAGCCTACAGGCAATGGAATTCTTAAAAATAAGCCTTTTGGAGTGGTTGGGGAGGCACACAGCAAACTCCCAGCCACTTTTCCTACAGCTATAGTTGGCAGCCAAGTTGCAAGTTCTCCAGAGGTTCTGAAACCTTCCTTAGGACTAGGAACCAGCGGACTTGGTAGTGGTGGCAGTGGGATTAGAAATGTTAACAGCTCTAACCCGGTCAGTGGTTTTGGTTTGCTTACTGGCAACAAGGTTTCAGAAACTCATGAAAACCTGTTCCTACTGGCTTCTAAGGAGACAAACCCATTTCTTTCTTATGGTAAAGCTGTCTCACAAAGTCCTTTAAGTGCATTGTCATCTTCAAAATCATCCTCTGTTGTACTCTCTGCCCCGTCCACATCTGCTATTCCACCTTCGGGCTGCAACAGTCTACTTGGTAAAGATCCTCCTGGCAATGATGCCAAACCAAATTTATTCACCATGGCAGAACCCCCTAAAGGAATCTTAACCCCCCAGTTTGCGCATTCCTCTCTTATGAGCACTCCTCCACTGGTAGCCCAGGATGGGCAACAAACATCCAAACCAAATGAGGGTTCAGATGTTAGCACCCGTGTCAATGATGAAGGTGATGGAGTTGCCACGTCCCTTGACCAGATGTCACAGAAGGTTTCTCCGGAGGAACGTGGGCAGTCCACCAGACGAGAGTCAGAGTCCAGTAGCAACAGTGACCTGTCTGATTTGAGTGACACGGAAGAGAACTCGGGGCAGAGCCAAAAGCCTGGGGTTCAGGCAGCAGCTGAGGAGAATAAGACACAGCCTGTGGCTAAGAGCCGGCCGCGGAGCAAACCCTTTACAG TGGGACAGTCAGTGTTGAAGGATCAGAATAAGGTTCGGCGATTGAAGCAATCCGGTGAGTCCTTTCTGCAGGACGGTTCCTGCATTAATGTGGCGCCCCACCTGCACAAATGTCGCGAGTGCCGTCTGGAGCGCTACAGGAAATCACGCGAACAGGACtcggatgatgatgatgatcccaATGTGGCCTGCCGATTCTTCCACTTTCGCAG ACTGGCTTTTACGAAGAAGGGAGTCCTTCGTGTGGAAGGTTTTCTGAGTCCCACGCAAAGTGATAGTATGGCAATGGGGCTGTGGCTTCCCACCATCGCAGCAAAGGAAGGACTTGACTTGGACacgtccaaatacattttggccaATGTGGGTGACCAGTTTTGCCAACTGGTCATGTCAGAGAAAGAGGCCATGATGATGATAGAGCCCCATC AGAAAGTGGCATGGAAGCGAGCTGTCAGGGGAGTGAGGGaaatgtgtgatgtgtgtgaaaCAACACTCTTCAACATTCACTGGGTGTGTCGCAAATGTGGCTTTGGTGTTTGCCTTGACTGCTACCGGCTACGCAAGAACAGGCCACCTGAAG TAGATGATGGCCCTGATGAAGAGGTGTTCTCATGGCTGAAATGTGCTAAAGGCCAGCCACACGAACCACAGAACCTCATGCCTACTCAAATTATACCTGGCACAG CCTTGTATAGCATAGGTGACATGGTACATGCAGCCAGAGGAAAATGGGGGATCAAAGCTAACTGTCCCTGTACTAGTCGACATAACAAACCTTTGGTGCGGCCCGGTGCTCCAAATGGCTTTTCACTG TCGGGTGCAGCTAACAGTACAGGGAATGGAGCCACCTCCAGTCCAGCCACATCCCGGCCAAATGGCGAATCTGGAACAGGTGCAGTAGTCAAGACAGAGCCTATTGAAGAGGGGGACAATACTGACACAACATCAGGCATGAGTGGAGCAAACACCAGCACAACTACCCCTGCTGCTGCCCAGACACCAGGCACAAAGGATGGCAAAGGCAATTCCTCAGCGCTTCACTGGCTGGCTGACCTTGCCACACAAAAGGAGCCCAGAG AATCTCTGCGCTCCATGATGGGTCGTGACTCCCGTCCTCCGTTTGGCCTGGACTCTTTCAGCACCCTCTCCAAACCTTCAGGGTCTAGCCCTAAGCTCTTCAATAGTCTATTGCTGGGCTCTGGGTCTTCCCAACCGAAAGCAGAGGGTACTAGCCTACGTGATCTGCTTAATTCTGGCCCTGGCAAGCTCCCGCAGGGTTCCACAGAGGGTGGAGTCTCCTTCCCTTCAGTGTTCTCCACTGCTGGG TCTGACAAGATGAAGGGAGGACTTCCTAACTTCCTGGATCATATCATTGCATCGGTGGTGGAGACCAAGAAGGCAGAGGGTCGGCGTGCAGCAGGGTCAGCAGAAGGTGGAGAGTCTGGGAGTGTTCCTCGCAGAGAGGGGGTGATGGGTCTGAGTGTTCTAGACCCTAACACTTCCCACTCCTGGCTGTGTGATGGGCGCTTGCTCTGTCTGCAGGACCCGAGCAACAGCAACAACTGGAAAATCTTCAGAGAGTGCTGGAAACAAGGGCAG CCTGTGCTGGTCTCCGGCATAGACAAGAAGCTGAAGAGTAACTTATGGAAGCCTGAGGTCTTCAGTGAGGAGTTTGGAGACCAGGATGTGGACCTGGTCAACTGTAGGAACTGTGCCATCATCTCTGATGTCAAGGTCCGAGACTTCTGGGATGGCTTCCAGGTCATTTCCA AGCGGTTGCAAGGTGGAGACGGCCAGCCTATGGTACTAAAACTTAAAGATTGGCCTCCTGGAGAAGATTTCAGAGATATGATGCCCACTCG GTTTGATGATCTCATGGATAACCTTCCCTTACCAGAGTACACAAAGAGAGATGGCCGCCTCAACTTGGCCTCTCGTCTTCCAAACTTTTTTGTTCGCCCAGATCTTGGTCCTAAAATGTACAATGCCTATG GTCTGAtctccacagaagacagaaaggtTGGCACCACTAACCTCCATCTGGATGTATCTGATGCTGTTAACGTCATGGTGTACGTGGGTATCCCAGAAGGAGACGGTGACCAGGCAAATG AAGCAGACCTCGCTGGATTCAAAG AGGTGATGCAGACCATTGAGGAGGGTGACGTCGATGATATGACTAAGAGAAGAGTCTATGAGGTAAAGGAGAAACCTGGAGCTCTATGGCACATCTACGCTGCCAAAGATGCTGAAAAGATCCGCGAACTCCTCCGAAAG GTTGGGGAGGAACAGGGTCAAGAGAACCCACCAGATCATGACCCTATCCATGATCAGAGCTGGTACCTAGACCAGACACTGCGTCACAGGCTGTATGAAGAGTATGGAGTCCAGGGCTGGTCCATTGTGCAGTTTTTAGGAGATGCCGTTTTCATCCCAGCGGGAGCGCCACATCAG GTGCACAACCTGTACAGCTGTATCAAGGTTGCGGAGGACTTTGTTTCTCCTGAGCACGTGAAGCACTGTTTTAGACTGACGCAAGAGTTCCGCCACCTTTCCAACACTCATACCAACCATGAGGACAAGCTACAG GTGAAGAACATCATCTACCATGCTGTGAAGGATGCTGTGGGAACACTAAAAGCCCATGAATCTACTAAGCTAAGCCGCTCTTAG